From a region of the Besnoitia besnoiti strain Bb-Ger1 chromosome I, whole genome shotgun sequence genome:
- a CDS encoding SAG-related sequence (encoded by transcript BESB_001030) — translation MNANTLMAMRARQEDWCVVMGYRLFNVRVFPSCQALVGTQVTTGGSAGDSAASVVPAMCQWSEHEGGKNKNPEPAGLTMSKERLSISLQCSAARSSLQMSRMSVHRAAQTRYKLASLAVTNRNKLGSKPSRAQRKHHVEQDVSRKKDVPPGAQWSLQLKDSQLPLSDKELFVGRQKQNQDDDAKCTLSVKVEAPPSTVKENAVSCAYGHPSNPSPVKVELAQPIQSEDSNSQ, via the exons ATGAACGCGAATACCCTCATGGCTATGAGGGCACGACAGGAGGATTGGTGTGTCGTCATGGGCTACAGGCTTTTCAAcgtccgcgtcttccccAGCTGTCAAGCGCTCGTCGGCACTCAGGTGACGACCGGTG gcagcgcaggcgactccgctgcctctgtcgTGCCTGCTATGTGCCAATGGTCCGAACATGAGGGAGGAAAAAACAAGAATCCGGAACCGGCCGGCTTGACCATGTCCAAGGAGAGGCTCAGCATTAGCCTGCAGTGCTCCGCAGCGAGGTCGTCCCTTCAGATGTCACGAATGTCTGTACACAGGGCGGCGCAAACACGGTACAAACTTGCAAGTCTGGCAGTGACAAACAGAAACAAATTAGGCTCCAAACCTTCTCGGGCCCAAAGGAAACATCACGTGGAGCAAGACGTCTCCCGCAAAAAGGACGTGCCCCCTGGAGCGCAATGGAGTCTCCAGCTCAAAGACTCGCAGCTCCCGCTGTCTGATAAAGAGTTGTTCGTCGGTCGTCAAAAGCAGAACCAAGACGATGACGCAAAGTGCACGCTCTCAGTGAAGGTTGAAGCACCACCCTCTACAGTGAAAGAAAACGCTGTTTCTTGTGCCTACGGCCACCCAAGCAATCCCTCACCCGTGAAGGTTGAGCTCGCACAGCcgatacaatccgaggacTCGAACTCCCAATAg
- a CDS encoding tetratricopeptide repeat-containing protein (encoded by transcript BESB_000990) — MKKKRQNKRGDRASLKARSAVAAEVLQSSADAASASSENASSLPPSFFLQKAEKCLESFPPEFALSLKFLRKGVSVHPNDVSLLVRTAEMLTEEGRLDEAKQLLQKAIKIEPEKKPEKYFYLAQIEEGRTSLQLFRRASALLEASLSDLDVSVAQAEQRQRASGDAGQGAAAAATRLLKEERRCVARQLVEAKCSVSELFMTDLCDEEEAEGACKTEIEETLRISEKYDGAGLPDALYLHASFLKTTGDIEGARSTSLRAAALIHEQLKQRDENLRITASTCEGDEDVSSRELRVNLARVLIDVQEPDAAVLLVSSCIEEDDQDADSWLILSCGLFKANKFGAARESLEHLQQLLTASGVAAERDNPLCVHTNELLRIVKEEQAKEAATNGGGENDDEDDWEEEDDAEDVDMGDS, encoded by the exons atgaagaagaagaggcaaaacaagcgaggcgacagagccAGTCTCAAGGCCCGgtctgctgtcgcggcggaggtcCTTCAATCgtctgcggacgccgcaTCGGCCTCCAGTGAAAATGCATCTAGTCTCCCCCCCTCGTTTTTCCTacagaaagcagagaaaTGCCTCGAGAGCTTCCCCCCAGAGTTTGCTCTCTCACTCAAGTTCCTTCGCAAAGGCGTGTCCGTACACCCCAACGACGTCTCGCTTCTTGTGCGCACAGCGGAGATGTTGACTGAGGAAGGAAGGCTTGACGAGGCCAAGCAGCTGCTCCAGAAGGCAATAAAAATTGAG CCTGAAAAGAAGCCAGAGAAATACTTCTATCTCGCGCAGATCGAGGAGGGGAGGACAAGCCTGCAGCTCTTCCGGCGGGCCTCGGCACTCCTCGAGGCTTCGCTGAGCGACCTCGACGTCTCCGTGGCGCAGGCCgaacagagacagagagcgtCCGGAGACGCAGGT caaggcgcggcagcggcagccacgcgcctgctgaaggaggagaggcggtGCGTGGCGCGTCAGCTAGTCGAGGCCAAATGCAGCGTGAGCGAACTTTTCATGACAGACTTGTgtgacgaggaagaagctgaGGGAGCCTGCAAGACCGAAATCGAAGAGACCCTCCGAATTTCTGAAAAATACGACGGCGCAGGGCTCCCAGACGCCTTGTACCTTCACGCCTCCTTCCTGAAAACCACAG GAGACATTGAGGGCGCGCGATCCAcctcgctccgcgcggcggcgttgaTTCATGAACAGCTGAAGCAGCGGGACGAGAATCTCCGTATCACTGCATCCACCTGCGAGGGTGACGAGGACGTCAGCAGCCGCGAACTCCGCGTGAACCTCGCGCGCGTTCTCATCGACGTTCAAGAGCCCGACGCGGCTGTCCTTCTTGTCTCCTCCTGCATCGAAGAGGACGATCAAGAT GCGGATTCGTGGCTCATTTTGTCCTGCGGACTCTTCAAGGCCAACAAattcggcgccgcgcgagagagcctgGAGCACCTACAGCAG ctgctgacgGCCTCGGGGGTCGCCGCTGAGCGAGACAACCCCCTGTGTGTGCACACTAACGAGCTCCTGCGCATCGTTAAGGAGGAACAAGCgaaggaggccgcgacgaacggcggaggagaaaatgacgacgaagacgactgggaagaagaggacgacgcagaagacgtcGACATGGGCGACAGCTGA
- a CDS encoding SAG-related sequence (encoded by transcript BESB_001020) produces MTGRRGGERAPACFTSHVRRLTAVCVGGVLLLSSGQGFASPLQDGLLSRRLQQQGAGEAGSKPDITCNIPAGGDASPNPGSVTLSKTKLTALVKCTGENIHAVPEGMKKVCVARDTNSSLQTCLNGDQMQVPLQQLLPSSDALTWTEEPESDKTAASKQWSLQLKEEQLPFSDKEFFVGCRGQSDSDASQSPCKVTVQVEARPSSVKKNVVSCAYGHTSNPETLKVEMSEETNTLTLVCGTDGKIKPPAYSSSYCSGASLENCSASFTEILPKFEEKWWTAEDNQPSSNSVKLTIPPTDFPSANQRFYVGCSPVPEKDEKPVRGRVSEHSEGQVKKEPTTCKVEVIVRAARSAASATGGTLLACVSGAVALTGLLSGFFP; encoded by the coding sequence ATGACAGGAAGACGAGGTGGCGAACGTGCTCCAGCATGCTTCACGTCCCACGTCCGACGGTTAACGGCCGTTTGCGTCGGAGGGGTCTTGCTACTCTCAAGCGGCCAAGGATTTGCGAGTCCATTGCAAGATGGGCTGCTGAGCCGGAGACTGCAGCAACAAGGGGCGGGTGAAGCCGGCTCAAAACCGGATATCACGTGTAACATCCCCGCGGGTGGGGATGCTAGCCCAAACCCAGGCAGCGTGACGCTTTCCAAAACTAAGCTTACCGCGCTGGTGAAATGTACCGGTGAAAACATTCACGCTGTGCCAGAGGGTATGAAGAAGGTCTGCGTCGCACGTGATACCAACTCTAGCTTACAAACCTGTTTGAACGGCGATCAAATGCAGGTTCCTTtgcagcagctccttccGTCCAGCGATGCCCTCACATGGACAGAAGAGCCAGAGTCGGACAAGACAGCGGCTAGCAAGCAGTGGAGCTTGCAACTCAAAGAAGAGCAGCTGCCGTTCTCCGACAAAGAGTTTTTCGTCGGTTGCCGCGGGCAGAGTGACAGCGACGCCTCACAATCGCCATGCAAGGTTACTGTTCAAGTCGAAGCGAGGCCATCCAGTGTAAAAAAAAATGTCGTCTCATGCGCTTACGGTCACACCAGCAACCCCGAGACATTGAAAGTTGAAATGTCAGAAGAAACCAATACACTCACACTGGTGTGCGGTACGGACGGCAAAATCAAGCCCCCAGCTTACTCCTCCAGCtactgcagcggcgcgagttTGGAGAACTGCTCGGCGAGCTTTACCGAGATCCTTCCCAAGTTCGAGGAAAAGTGGTGGACTGCAGAGGATAATCAACCCAGTAGCAACTCAGTGAAGCTGACAATTCCTCCGACGGATTTTCCTTCCGCGAATCAGCGGTTCTATGTTGGCTGCTCGCCAGTGCCTGAGAAGGACGAAAAGCCAGTCAGGGGTCGCGTTTCTGAGCATTCGGAAGGGCAGGTTAAGAAGGAGCCAACGACTTGCAAGGTGGAGGTGATTGTGAGGGCGGCGAGgtcggctgcgtctgcgacaGGCGGCACTCTGTTAGCTTGTGTCTCTGGGGCTGTCGCTCTTACTGGTTTGCTCTCGGGATTTTTTCCGTAG
- a CDS encoding SAG-related sequence (encoded by transcript BESB_001000) yields MRLNCVSVSDVFPSFAHSVCRPCQHGLRKYRVKAKMVGRSEALRLHVRKFVAVCAAGVLLLSGEQVAEGQLPSVHLSQTPQADSENAVLECRFPPPDGAAGTPGSTTLSETQLSAALQCTGDAIELVPASEKNVCVAHDSSASLSQCKSSSTETLKQVELQLLLGSDTPIQVSHSMPSRTTQKTWKVELKRPQLPRSDKAFFVGCVNDQSDTTSNCKLTVNVEARKSAVNNNVATCAYGQKSNPQPLKVEMTGEANTVTIDCGDDGTFAPGSYMTEYCVDDGKSLRECEKKAYADVFPGFEQSWWKAEESTKQAPTLTIPASGFPSEDQQLLLGCVPTRKAIASRAAGAPGSQALGEADAANTGEETSCKVLVTVKAAASSSNSPSFALARPFPLALIVLVGLCLAFTR; encoded by the coding sequence ATGAGGTTGAATTGTGTTTCGGTCAGTGACGTCTTCCCTTCGTTTGCCCACAGTGTCTGTCGGCCCTGCCAACACGGCCTGCGCAAGTATCGGGTGAAGGCGAAGATGGTGGGGAGAagtgaggcgctgcgccttcatGTCAGGAAGTTCGTGGcggtctgcgccgcgggagTGTTGCTTCTCTCCGGTGAGCAAGTAGCTGAAGGCCAGCTGCCAAGCGTACACTTGAGTCAGACGCCGCAAGCCGACTCTGAGAATGCTGTCCTCGAGTGCCGCTTCCCGCCGCCGGACGGGGCAGCCGGAACCCCGGGCAGCACCACGCTGTCCGAGACTCAGCTCTCCGCAGCTTTGCAATGTACTGGTGATGCGATAGAACTTGTTCCAGCGTCGGAGAAGAATGTATGTGTTGCGCACGATTCCAGTGCAAGCTTATCCCAGTGCAAAAGCAGCAGCACCGAGACACTGAAGCAGGTCGAACTCCAGCTTCTTCTGGGCTCTGACACTCCGATCCAGGTGTCGCATTCCATGCCCTCTCGAACCACCCAGAAGACGTGGAAGGTAGAGCTGAAGAGGCCACAGCTTCCACGATCTGACAAGGCGTTTTTCGTCGGCTGCGTCAATGACCAAAGCGACACAACGTCCAATTGTAAACTGACGGTCAACGTCGAGGCCAGGAAATCGGCCGTGAACAATAACGTTGCCACCTGTGCATACGGCCAAAAAAGCAACCCGCAACCACTGAAAGTGGAGATGACGGGGGAGGCCAACACAGTGACAATTgactgcggcgacgacggcacaTTCGCTCCCGGTTCCTACATGACTGAGTACTGTGTCGACGACGGCAAAAGTTTACGAGAATGTGAGAAGAAAGCGTACGCAGACGTTTTTCCTGGGTTCGAGCAGAGCTGgtggaaggcggaggagtcGACGAAGCAGGCGCCGACACTCACGATTCCCGCTTCGGGCTTTCCGAGTGAAGACCAGCAGTTGCTTCTGGGATGCGTTCCCACACGGAAGGCGATCGCGAGCCGAGCAGCAGGAGCGCCTGGGTCACAGGCTCTTGGGGAAGCAGATGCAGCTAACACTGGAGAGGAGACGTCGTGTAAGGTGCTTGTGACTGTGAAGGCagcagcctcttcttcgaaTTCACCTTCCTTCGCTCTTGCGAGGCCATTTCCCCTTGCTTTAATCGTCTTGGTAGGGCTCTGTCTTGCGTTTACCCGATGA
- a CDS encoding SAG-related sequence (encoded by transcript BESB_001010) yields the protein MAQNCRTQFRRTNGAFSVAVLMAICVGGVVLLTAGHVAPGHRIDSLQVGKPQQQQEESQPRQPDCTCDLSKDEGLEVPTAVTLSIEKLAATLECKGENAEVVPETSGKVCTTQAEGATISDCKNNNTQNAEQVSLKGLLGTAEEIEWSSPSQEPNTSKFWQLQLTPSQLPRSDKAFFVGCVKDQNNTTSKCKLTVNVEARKSAVNNNVATCAYGQKSNPQPLKVEMTGEANTVTIDCGDDGTLAPGSYMTEYCVDDGKSLRECEKKAYADVFPGFEQSWWKAEESTKQAPTLTIPASGFPSEDQQLLLGCVPTRKAIASRAAGAPGSQALGEADAANTGEETSCKVLVTVKAVSSFSGARSLFHSIVIVPAVGAYAAFRAAAF from the coding sequence ATGGCGCAGAACTGTAGAACACAGTTCAGGCGCACAAATGGCGCTTTTAGTGTCGCCGTATTGATGGCTATCTGTGTTGGCGGAGTTGTGCTGCTCACTGCGGGTCACGTCGCCCCAGGCCACAGAATAGACAGTCTTCAAGTAGggaagccgcagcagcagcaagaaGAAAGCCAGCCCCGGCAGCCCGATTGCACGTGCGACTTGTCGAAGGACGAGGGACTCGAAGTCCCTACGGCGGTGACGCTTTCAATTGAGAAACTTGCCGCTACGTTGGAATGCAAAGGAGAAAATGCTGAAGTTGTTCCTGAAACATCAGGCAAGGTATGCACGACACAAGCGGAGGGCGCCACAATAAGCGACTGCAAGAACAACAACACCCAGAATGCCGAACAGGTCTCGTTGAAAGGACTACTCGGCACGGCCGAGGAAATCGAATGGTCCAGTCCTTCCCAAGAGCCAAACACCAGCAAGTTCTGGCAGCTCCAACTAACGCCTTCCCAGCTTCCACGATCTGACAAGGCATTTTTCGTCGGCTGCGTCAAGGACCAAAACAACACAACGTCCAAGTGTAAACTGACGGTCAACGTCGAGGCCAGGAAATCGGCCGTGAACAATAACGTTGCCACCTGTGCATACGGCCAAAAAAGCAACCCGCAACCACTGAAAGTGGAGATGACGGGGGAGGCCAATACAGTGACAATTgactgcggcgacgacggcacaCTCGCTCCCGGTTCCTACATGACTGAGTACTGTGTCGACGACGGCAAAAGTTTACGAGAATGTGAGAAGAAGGCGTACGCAGACGTTTTTCCTGGGTTCGAGCAGAGCTGgtggaaggcggaggagtcGACGAAGCAGGCGCCGACACTCACGATTCCCGCTTCGGGCTTTCCGAGTGAAGACCAGCAGTTGCTTCTGGGATGCGTTCCCACACGGAAGGCGATCGCGAGCCGAGCAGCAGGAGCGCCTGGGTCACAGGCTCTTGGGGAAGCAGATGCAGCTAACACTGGAGAGGAGACGTCGTGTAAGGTGCTTGTGACTGTGAAGGCAGTGAGCTCCTTTTCTGGTGCGAGGTCTCTCTTCCACAGTATAGTCATCGTGCCGGCTGTCGGTGCGTACGCCGCATTCCGTGCCGCCGCATTCTGA